From one Equus asinus isolate D_3611 breed Donkey chromosome 5, EquAss-T2T_v2, whole genome shotgun sequence genomic stretch:
- the LDLRAP1 gene encoding low density lipoprotein receptor adapter protein 1 isoform X2, translating into MDALKSAGRALIRSPSLAKPSWGGGGRHRKLPENWTDTRETLLEGMLFTLKYLGMTLVEQPKGEELSAAAVKRIVATAKASGKKLQKVTLKVSPRGIILTDNTTKQLIENVSIYRISYCTADKMHDKVFAYIAQSQHSENLECHAFLCTKRKMAQAVTLTVAQAFKVAFEFWQVSKEEKEKREKASQEGGDVLGGGRCDSTPSLKSLVATGNLLDLEETAKAPLSTVSANTTNMDETPRPQALNSSSVVWLDDGLDEAFSRLAQSRTNPQVLDTGLTAQDIHYAQCLSPVDWDKPDSSGAEQDDLFSF; encoded by the exons ATGGACGCGCTCAAGTCCGCGGGGCGGGCGCTGATCCGGAGCCCCAGCCTCGCCAAGCCGAGCTGGGGGGGAGGCGGCCGGCACCGGA AGCTGCCTGAGAACTGGACGGACACCCGGGAGACACTGCTCGAGGGGATGCTGTTCACCCTCAAGTACCTGGGCATGACGCTGGTGGAGCAGCCCAAGGGCGAGGAGCTGTCGGCTGCCGCTGTCAAGAGGATCGTGGCCACG GCCAAGGCCAGCGGAAAGAAGCTGCAGAAGGTGACTCTCAAGGTGTCTCCACGGGGGATTATCCTGACTGACAACACCACCAAACAGCTCATTGAGAACGTGTCCATCTACAG GATCTCCTACTGCACAGCGGACAAGATGCATGATAAAGTGTTTGCATACATCGCCCAGAGCCAGCACAGCGAGAACCTTGAGTGCCATGCCTTCCTCTGCACCAAACGGAAAATG GCCCAGGCTGTCACCCTCACCGTAGCCCAAGCCTTCAAAGTCGCCTTCGAGTTTTGGCAGGTGTCCAAGGAAG agaaggagaagagggagaaagccaGCCAAGAGGGCGGGGACGTCCTGGGTGGGGGCCGCTGCGACAGCACCCCGTCACTGAAGAGCC TGGTTGCCACTGGGAACCTGCTGGACTTAGAAGAGACGGCCAAGGCCCCGCTGTCCACAGTCAGTGCTAACACCACTAACATGGACGAGACACCTCGACCTCAGGCCTTGAACAGCAGCAGTGTGGTCTGG CTGGATGATGGCCTGGACGAAGCATTTTCAAG GCTTGCCCAGTCTCGGACGAACCCTCAGGTCCTGGACACTGGACTGACAGCACAGGACATCCATTACGCACAGTGCCTCTCACCTGTCGACTGGGACAAGCCTGACAGCAGCGGCGCTGAACAGGACGACCTCTTCAGCTTCTGA
- the LDLRAP1 gene encoding low density lipoprotein receptor adapter protein 1 isoform X1 — protein sequence MDALKSAGRALIRSPSLAKPSWGGGGRHRKLPENWTDTRETLLEGMLFTLKYLGMTLVEQPKGEELSAAAVKRIVATAKASGKKLQKVTLKVSPRGIILTDNTTKQLIENVSIYRISYCTADKMHDKVFAYIAQSQHSENLECHAFLCTKRKMAQAVTLTVAQAFKVAFEFWQVSKEEKEKREKASQEGGDVLGGGRCDSTPSLKSLVATGNLLDLEETAKAPLSTVSANTTNMDETPRPQALNSSSVVWELDDGLDEAFSRLAQSRTNPQVLDTGLTAQDIHYAQCLSPVDWDKPDSSGAEQDDLFSF from the exons ATGGACGCGCTCAAGTCCGCGGGGCGGGCGCTGATCCGGAGCCCCAGCCTCGCCAAGCCGAGCTGGGGGGGAGGCGGCCGGCACCGGA AGCTGCCTGAGAACTGGACGGACACCCGGGAGACACTGCTCGAGGGGATGCTGTTCACCCTCAAGTACCTGGGCATGACGCTGGTGGAGCAGCCCAAGGGCGAGGAGCTGTCGGCTGCCGCTGTCAAGAGGATCGTGGCCACG GCCAAGGCCAGCGGAAAGAAGCTGCAGAAGGTGACTCTCAAGGTGTCTCCACGGGGGATTATCCTGACTGACAACACCACCAAACAGCTCATTGAGAACGTGTCCATCTACAG GATCTCCTACTGCACAGCGGACAAGATGCATGATAAAGTGTTTGCATACATCGCCCAGAGCCAGCACAGCGAGAACCTTGAGTGCCATGCCTTCCTCTGCACCAAACGGAAAATG GCCCAGGCTGTCACCCTCACCGTAGCCCAAGCCTTCAAAGTCGCCTTCGAGTTTTGGCAGGTGTCCAAGGAAG agaaggagaagagggagaaagccaGCCAAGAGGGCGGGGACGTCCTGGGTGGGGGCCGCTGCGACAGCACCCCGTCACTGAAGAGCC TGGTTGCCACTGGGAACCTGCTGGACTTAGAAGAGACGGCCAAGGCCCCGCTGTCCACAGTCAGTGCTAACACCACTAACATGGACGAGACACCTCGACCTCAGGCCTTGAACAGCAGCAGTGTGGTCTGG GAGCTGGATGATGGCCTGGACGAAGCATTTTCAAG GCTTGCCCAGTCTCGGACGAACCCTCAGGTCCTGGACACTGGACTGACAGCACAGGACATCCATTACGCACAGTGCCTCTCACCTGTCGACTGGGACAAGCCTGACAGCAGCGGCGCTGAACAGGACGACCTCTTCAGCTTCTGA